The Fusarium musae strain F31 chromosome 10, whole genome shotgun sequence DNA window AATGTAGGCGACCAAGTAGAACAGTCGTGTCATAGGCTTTATCTTGTCCGAGTAGTCTCTCACAACGACATCGGTAAAGCCGGCCTCCTCAAGCATGTCCTTGAAGACACCAGGGTGTGATAGATCATTTGTTGGCATGGCAGCAATGTCATTGATCTTGCGCATCGAGTTGGCCATCTCATCGGTGGAATTGTCAATGAACTCGTGGTCATACTCGAAGAGCGCGATGTGGCCACCGGGACGAAGTTTTTGGTAGAAGCCAGCAAGGACGCCCTTTGGGTCTGTAGCATGCACGAACGTCTCCATGGTGTAGATGCCATCGACAGACTGGTCATCCAAAGACTCAAGGTGATGATAGTCCATCCGCCGCACGCTGACCTGGCCGTCGGGCAAGCCAGCACGGGCAACGTTGCGCTTGGCTTTGGCAACGTGATGGGGGACAACGTCGAATGCTTGCACGCGGTACTTGAACTTTGTAGCCATTCGTATCGCGACGTGTCCGACACCGCAGCCCGCGTCGAGAACTTGGGCCCCGGGAGGGAGGTTCAGCGCCTCACCAAGCTTGTCCTCCATGCGCCGGAGAGCGCGGCCAATTGGGAATGGCCATCGTGTGTCATGTTCGTAGTAGCCAAAATGGCGCGTGTCGCCGAGGAACAGCTTATAACCAATTCTCGACTCGAAGGTGTTGTAGTAGGATTGGAGcttgggattgggattgaTCAATGGCTCTGACTCGGACGCCATCTTGAGCAGCGCCTTGGGCTGTATAAACAGGTCGGTCGGGCAGGTCGGGTCGGGTCGAGGCGGGGAGCGCGGGGGCAGCACGAGAGCTGTCGTGGGATGAAAGGAGACAGGAGACGACACAGTCGTAGGTCTAGGCGAGTGGGATGAATTCTGAGGATTCGAAAGAGACGAGCTGAGGGGATTAGTGCAGATATTGAAACAGGAAATGTCCACGAAGAGACGACACGTGTGTGTCTTACGTTCTGCAACGAATTGCTTGGTTGGCAGGCGACTTGAAAAAGAGGCTGGATTCAACGGGAGCTCTtcagggggggggggggggggcgcAAATTTGCCCACCGTTGAGCAAGCCTCCTCAATCCGATTGGTCAAGATGTGCTCAATTTAACGGGTGTAGCCTCTTGTGCCGCGCTGAGGACCCGGCCCGCTAAATCAAACCGTCCACTCAACACGACACGTTTAGCGCTCAGCCCCTCCAAAGTACGTACATACGAATACGTAGGCGCCCGCCCTGCTTGCCCGAAGCGTTTACTTGCATGTGATTGCGCTGCAGGAGCACGGTACACATTCATGTCGAGTATATGAGAGAGCCAAttgttattaataaatatcaAGTCGAACAACCAACATGCATCAGGCAGACGGATTTGGTAATTGAGAGACTCCTGGCCTGACAATTGTCATCACACAATTTGTTTCAGAGGGTGTGATTGTTGGTTGCAGATATGCATGTTGGTTCTGCTGAAGATGTGCCACCAAGGGGGCCAAGAGCGAGATAACATGGACTTTCCATTTGTCTTCGTAAACAGATTGAACGAAGATGCcggttaataaatatatgTATGCCGGTCAACATGTCGTCACATTGTAACAATTAATTTATCTCACGGCTCCCGTGGTGCCTCTGGCCAGTCACCATGAGCTCAAACACGTCTGGCCATCAGCCATTGGTTGGTTGGCAAGACAGCAGTGATGACAGAGGATCTCTTGACGTTTTATGGTCATGTCTTGTTACTTTGCTGCTATGCGCCTGGGTTTCTACGTACCCCAATGCTGGCTCGCCTCACGACAAATGGTACCACCCACTTCTCGATAAGTTCAATCTCGCGATTATCACGTTTCTTGGTCCGGATTTCCTTTTCGGTATTGCTTTAGGGCAATTTTCCAGCGCTAGGTTAAGTGTCAAGGTATAACAGGCAAACTATACAACTAAGGACGCTGTAACTAACACTTTTGCGACAGGCTTTTAAGAGAGACAGTCACTTGACCAGAGGTCAAAAGTGGAAGCTCATACATGGTTTCTTCGTGGACATGGGCTGTCTCCATCTTACAGCGCCTGACTACTCTATCGCTG harbors:
- a CDS encoding hypothetical protein (EggNog:ENOG41), translated to MASESEPLINPNPKLQSYYNTFESRIGYKLFLGDTRHFGYYEHDTRWPFPIGRALRRMEDKLGEALNLPPGAQVLDAGCGVGHVAIRMATKFKYRVQAFDVVPHHVAKAKRNVARAGLPDGQVSVRRMDYHHLESLDDQSVDGIYTMETFVHATDPKGVLAGFYQKLRPGGHIALFEYDHEFIDNSTDEMANSMRKINDIAAMPTNDLSHPGVFKDMLEEAGFTDVVVRDYSDKIKPMTRLFYLVAYIPWLFVTLLGLEKHFINTVAGVESYRGHGRWHYVAISAKKPGDKIESPKER